In Halorubrum sp. PV6, a single window of DNA contains:
- the flaJ gene encoding archaellar assembly protein FlaJ: MAVKEVGNGLATAAELTSEILASYEKLDISKTKYIGLVLIPSVLIFAASVVGLFVLPLPFAARVPVPMFGGLVLVSAVIYPKIYLSSLETKIDNQLHLVMTHMTVLSTTNIDRMEVFRTLAKEEEYGVAAEEIGRVVHLVDTWNQSLDDACRRRAEEVPSDAMADFFDRLGYTMGAGQSLEEFLVSEQDVMLAKYETLYESSLSNLEVMKDLYMSMILSMTFALVFAIVLPILTGNDPTATVAAVIVLFVFVQLGFYAMIRATSPYDPIWFHPDERAPGDLKLWASLGIGGGLSFLIIGITAAGMFGYGPGLPGLLFFIDDVRLPLYLAVPISPLFITGVVLRNAEQAITSRDNEFPSFIRALGATESAKQSTTTDVLTTLRDKNFGALSPSIERLYRRLNMRISTEGAWEQFTYDTRSYLIQKFSEMYLVGRQMGGDPKMLGELISKNMNAVNQLREQRRQAAMTFVGLLYGITAAATFAFFIGLEIVAILAELTADFQLDEMDIGQIVYPGAYDIPLIEYLLLTVVLFNAALSSQMIRRIDGGNPANGYIHFVLLTWLGAATAVATRTLVNAILSI, from the coding sequence ATGGCGGTAAAGGAGGTCGGGAACGGGCTGGCGACCGCGGCCGAATTGACTTCGGAGATCCTCGCGTCCTACGAGAAGCTCGACATCTCGAAGACGAAGTACATCGGGCTCGTGTTGATCCCGTCGGTCCTGATCTTCGCCGCGAGCGTCGTCGGCCTGTTCGTCCTTCCGCTGCCGTTCGCGGCGCGGGTTCCCGTCCCGATGTTCGGCGGGCTCGTGTTGGTCTCTGCGGTCATCTACCCGAAGATCTATCTCTCCAGTTTAGAGACCAAGATCGACAACCAGCTGCACCTGGTCATGACGCACATGACGGTGTTGTCGACGACGAACATCGACCGCATGGAGGTGTTCCGGACGCTGGCGAAAGAAGAGGAGTACGGCGTCGCCGCCGAAGAGATCGGGCGCGTCGTCCACCTCGTCGACACCTGGAACCAGAGCCTCGACGACGCGTGTCGCCGGCGCGCCGAGGAGGTCCCCTCCGACGCCATGGCCGACTTCTTCGACCGGCTCGGCTACACGATGGGGGCGGGACAGTCCTTAGAGGAGTTCCTCGTCTCCGAACAGGACGTCATGCTGGCCAAGTACGAGACGCTGTACGAGTCCTCGCTGTCGAACCTGGAGGTCATGAAGGACCTGTACATGTCGATGATCCTCTCGATGACGTTCGCGCTGGTGTTCGCCATCGTCCTCCCGATCTTGACGGGGAACGACCCGACCGCGACGGTGGCGGCCGTCATCGTCCTCTTCGTGTTCGTCCAGCTCGGGTTCTACGCGATGATACGGGCGACCTCGCCGTACGACCCGATCTGGTTTCACCCGGACGAGCGCGCTCCGGGCGACCTGAAACTGTGGGCGTCGCTCGGGATCGGCGGCGGGCTCTCGTTTCTCATCATCGGGATCACGGCCGCCGGCATGTTCGGGTACGGACCGGGGCTGCCGGGGCTCCTGTTTTTCATCGACGACGTGCGGCTGCCCCTGTACCTCGCGGTCCCGATCTCGCCGCTTTTCATCACGGGGGTGGTCCTCCGCAACGCAGAGCAGGCCATCACCTCCCGCGACAACGAGTTCCCCTCGTTTATCCGTGCGCTCGGCGCGACGGAGAGCGCGAAGCAGTCGACGACGACCGACGTGTTGACCACCCTGCGGGACAAGAACTTCGGCGCCCTCTCGCCGTCGATAGAGCGGCTCTACCGGCGGCTCAACATGCGAATCAGCACCGAGGGGGCGTGGGAGCAGTTCACGTACGACACGCGGTCGTACCTCATCCAGAAGTTCTCCGAGATGTACCTCGTGGGGCGGCAGATGGGCGGCGACCCCAAGATGCTCGGCGAGCTGATCTCGAAGAACATGAACGCCGTCAACCAGCTCCGCGAACAGCGCCGCCAGGCGGCGATGACCTTCGTGGGGCTCCTCTACGGGATCACGGCGGCGGCGACGTTCGCCTTCTTCATCGGGCTGGAGATCGTCGCCATCCTCGCGGAGCTGACCGCCGACTTCCAACTCGACGAGATGGATATCGGACAGATCGTCTACCCCGGCGCGTACGACATCCCGCTCATCGAGTACCTCCTTCTGACGGTGGTGCTTTTCAACGCCGCGCTCTCCTCGCAGATGATCCGGCGGATCGACGGCGGTAACCCCGCGAACGGGTACATTCACTTCGTGCTGTTGACGTGGCTGGGCGCGGCGACGGCCGTCGCGACGCGGACGCTCGTCAACGCCATCCTGTCGATTTGA
- the htpX gene encoding zinc metalloprotease HtpX yields the protein MEWKTDWGLRGRMAFTMFLLFALYVVFVGVLTVYFGDFLFPLIMLGGFSIAQYFFSDKLALRSMGAREVSPEEHPDLHRRIERLSQQADLPKPTVAVADTQVPNAFATGRNKKNATVAVTTGLLRALDDDELDGVLAHELAHVKNRDVMVMTIASFLSTIAFFIVRWGWLFSGDNRQGAPVIVAIVVSILVWIVSFLLIRALSRYREYSADRGAALITGKPGALASALMTIDGRMDRVPKEDLREEAEMNAFFIIPVKAGFVGRIASTHPSTQKRIDRLQELEREMETA from the coding sequence ATGGAATGGAAGACCGACTGGGGACTGCGTGGACGGATGGCGTTCACGATGTTCCTCCTCTTCGCCCTCTACGTCGTGTTCGTCGGCGTGCTGACCGTGTACTTCGGCGACTTCCTCTTCCCGCTGATCATGCTCGGCGGGTTCTCGATCGCCCAGTACTTCTTCAGCGATAAACTTGCCCTGCGAAGCATGGGCGCCCGCGAGGTGAGCCCCGAAGAGCACCCCGACCTCCACCGCCGGATCGAGCGGCTGAGCCAGCAGGCCGACCTGCCGAAACCGACCGTCGCCGTCGCGGACACGCAGGTGCCGAACGCGTTCGCGACCGGCCGGAACAAGAAGAACGCGACCGTCGCCGTCACCACCGGTCTGCTTCGGGCGCTGGACGACGACGAGCTCGACGGCGTGCTCGCCCACGAGCTCGCCCACGTCAAGAACCGCGACGTGATGGTGATGACCATCGCCTCGTTCCTCTCGACTATCGCCTTCTTCATCGTTCGGTGGGGCTGGCTGTTCAGCGGCGACAACCGTCAGGGCGCGCCAGTCATCGTCGCGATCGTCGTGTCGATACTCGTCTGGATCGTCTCGTTCCTGCTGATCCGGGCGCTCTCGCGGTACCGCGAGTACTCCGCCGACCGCGGGGCGGCGCTCATCACGGGGAAACCCGGCGCGCTCGCGTCCGCGCTCATGACGATCGACGGGCGGATGGATCGGGTCCCGAAAGAGGATCTGCGCGAGGAAGCCGAGATGAACGCGTTCTTCATCATCCCGGTCAAGGCGGGCTTCGTCGGGCGAATCGCCTCGACGCACCCCTCGACGCAAAAGCGGATCGACCGGCTCCAAGAGCTCGAACGCGAGATGGAGACCGCCTAA
- the guaA gene encoding glutamine-hydrolyzing GMP synthase produces the protein MVETDEFIAEAKAEIQEAIGDANAVIALSGGVDSSVAATLAYEAVGDQLTPVYVDTGLMRKGETEEIRDTFDFMESLRVIEAQNRFFDRLAGVTDPEEKRHVIGEGFIDEFETVARDVGADFLVQGTIYPDRIESEGNIKSHHNVGGLPDVVDFEGIVEPVRDLYKDEVREVARALGLEEIISERMPFPGPGLAVRIVGEVTPEKADVAREATHVVEEELEEYDPWQAFAAVLGKATGVKGDNRVHGWVVAVRSVESRDGMTARAQELDWSTLQRIQSRITGENENVARVVYDVTHKPPATIEYE, from the coding sequence ATGGTCGAGACGGACGAATTCATCGCGGAGGCGAAAGCGGAGATACAGGAGGCGATCGGCGACGCGAACGCCGTCATCGCCTTATCCGGCGGGGTCGACTCCTCGGTCGCGGCGACGCTCGCGTACGAGGCGGTCGGCGACCAGCTCACTCCGGTCTACGTGGACACGGGACTGATGCGGAAAGGGGAGACCGAAGAGATCCGCGACACGTTCGACTTCATGGAGTCGCTGCGAGTCATCGAAGCACAGAACCGTTTCTTCGACCGGCTCGCGGGCGTCACCGACCCCGAGGAGAAGCGCCACGTCATCGGCGAGGGGTTCATCGACGAGTTCGAGACGGTCGCGCGCGACGTCGGCGCCGACTTCCTCGTGCAGGGGACGATCTACCCCGACCGCATCGAGTCCGAGGGGAACATCAAATCACATCACAACGTCGGCGGACTCCCCGACGTGGTCGACTTCGAGGGGATCGTCGAACCCGTCCGCGACCTATATAAAGACGAAGTTCGCGAGGTCGCTCGCGCGCTCGGCTTGGAGGAGATCATCTCCGAGCGGATGCCGTTCCCCGGTCCCGGTCTCGCCGTCCGCATCGTCGGCGAGGTGACCCCCGAGAAGGCCGATGTCGCCCGCGAGGCGACGCACGTCGTCGAGGAGGAACTGGAGGAGTACGACCCGTGGCAGGCGTTCGCCGCGGTTCTCGGAAAGGCGACCGGGGTCAAAGGCGACAACCGCGTCCACGGCTGGGTCGTCGCTGTCCGCTCGGTCGAGAGCCGGGACGGGATGACCGCCAGAGCGCAGGAGCTCGACTGGAGCACGCTCCAGCGCATCCAGAGCCGGATCACCGGCGAGAACGAGAACGTCGCCCGCGTCGTCTACGACGTGACTCACAAACCGCCCGCGACGATCGAGTACGAGTGA
- a CDS encoding NAD(P)-dependent oxidoreductase, giving the protein METVLVTGGRGASGRWVVDRLAGDYEVVVVDYDHPGPDADPAPHVSFRAADLADRGEALDVVHAVDPDAVVHWAAIPVAGTHPDGRVFETNVHAAKNVLDAAGRADARIVQASSDGAYGFFFADPTPFPDELPITEAHPLEPEDPYGLSKVTAEAAAGAVARREGVPAVSIRPSWIQYPGAYACRSDDYVGDLDAGAGNFWSYVDARDVADLVAAALAGTTGTAPAVAPGTHEAVNCVAADNALGRPLLDLLRESYGLIPDDCAVDEAAIADGDDRSAYATRKAERLFDWAPARSWREAAEEDDSEPTLFDR; this is encoded by the coding sequence ATGGAGACTGTCCTCGTCACCGGCGGTCGCGGCGCCTCCGGGCGCTGGGTCGTCGACCGGCTCGCGGGCGACTACGAGGTCGTCGTCGTCGACTACGACCACCCCGGCCCGGACGCCGACCCGGCCCCACACGTCTCGTTCCGCGCGGCCGACCTCGCCGACCGCGGAGAGGCGCTTGACGTCGTCCACGCGGTCGACCCCGACGCGGTCGTTCACTGGGCGGCGATTCCCGTCGCCGGCACCCACCCCGACGGTCGCGTGTTCGAGACGAACGTCCACGCCGCGAAGAACGTCCTCGACGCCGCCGGACGCGCTGATGCCCGGATCGTCCAAGCCTCCAGCGACGGCGCGTACGGCTTCTTCTTCGCCGATCCGACGCCGTTCCCCGACGAACTGCCGATCACGGAAGCCCACCCCCTCGAACCCGAAGACCCGTACGGGCTCTCGAAGGTGACGGCGGAGGCCGCGGCGGGGGCCGTCGCCCGGCGCGAGGGCGTCCCGGCGGTGTCGATCCGGCCGTCGTGGATCCAGTATCCCGGCGCGTACGCCTGCCGGAGCGACGACTACGTCGGCGACCTCGACGCGGGCGCCGGCAACTTCTGGTCGTACGTCGACGCTCGCGACGTGGCGGACCTCGTCGCGGCCGCGCTCGCGGGCACGACGGGGACTGCCCCGGCGGTGGCTCCGGGTACCCACGAGGCCGTCAACTGCGTCGCCGCCGACAACGCGCTCGGACGGCCGCTCCTCGACCTGTTGCGCGAATCGTACGGCCTGATACCGGACGACTGCGCGGTCGATGAGGCGGCGATAGCGGACGGCGACGACCGGAGCGCCTACGCGACGCGAAAAGCCGAGCGGCTGTTCGACTGGGCGCCCGCCCGTTCGTGGCGCGAGGCGGCCGAAGAGGACGATTCCGAGCCGACGCTGTTCGATCGGTAG
- a CDS encoding CTP synthetase, producing MADCSARADGGHTEERLALVAGPDEHGLGEELAALGVEIRRIEGLVTADTLSESGIDEATYLVLTDVDEATGIPVAKEANPDVLAVTYADRSLPEFVAGVADLAIDPALMGPETVAEELVADDAERTE from the coding sequence ATGGCGGACTGCTCTGCTCGCGCCGACGGCGGTCATACTGAGGAGCGGCTCGCGCTCGTCGCGGGACCGGACGAACACGGCCTCGGCGAGGAACTCGCCGCGCTCGGCGTCGAGATACGCCGAATCGAGGGGCTCGTCACCGCCGACACGCTCTCCGAGTCGGGGATCGACGAGGCGACGTACCTCGTCCTCACGGACGTCGACGAGGCGACCGGGATTCCGGTCGCGAAGGAGGCGAACCCGGACGTTCTCGCGGTGACGTACGCGGACCGGTCGCTGCCGGAGTTCGTCGCCGGCGTCGCCGACCTCGCTATCGACCCGGCGCTGATGGGGCCCGAGACGGTCGCAGAAGAGTTGGTTGCTGACGACGCCGAGCGGACGGAATAG
- a CDS encoding type II/IV secretion system ATPase subunit, with protein MTEHGTAKPSDELRKAAMRRPHLREHLREFKQITGEFPLFIEEPKGEYESNRPNVIYPVGGPIYSHIYGDLGQDTKYYAIEPEVSGPQAEILNEVKNRLLRVSGQHSAPDSEAEYDDLIEELLEEVTHIDGQNQGFRGNVSKLLNMGKLSVTEETYENIRYRLNRDIVGLGPLEPVMRDPANEDIHVIGPKECHVDHGTYGMLETTVDFGTPKEFDNWLRNMGERIGDPLSDSDPIVDSTLPDGSRINIIYSDDVSLKGSSLTIRQGEEVPLSINQITNWGTLSPELAAYLWLCLENEQTVFVVGETASGKTTTLNAILSYIPDDSKIYTAEDTAEVIPPHSTWQQLLTREGGGEGSSDVDMFDLVAAALRSRPDYIIVGEVRGAEGRMAFQAAQTGHPVMLTFHASDIVSMIQRFTSEPINVPETFMDNADVALFQNRVKQGDNVLRRVTSVQEIEGYSKEMEGVVTREVFSWDPVEDEIVFQGMNNSYVLEEQIATLLGYADTRDIYDDLKFRAELIERMIQEGILGYHEVNDAINSFQRDGVEGLPFDMHRNVR; from the coding sequence ATGACCGAACACGGAACCGCCAAACCGTCGGACGAACTCCGCAAGGCGGCGATGCGCCGGCCGCACCTCCGGGAACACCTGCGGGAGTTCAAACAGATCACCGGGGAGTTCCCGCTCTTCATCGAAGAGCCGAAAGGCGAGTACGAGTCGAACCGGCCGAACGTCATCTACCCGGTCGGCGGGCCGATTTACAGCCACATCTACGGCGACCTCGGCCAGGACACCAAGTACTACGCCATCGAACCGGAGGTGTCGGGCCCGCAGGCGGAGATCCTCAACGAGGTCAAAAACCGGCTGCTCAGGGTGAGCGGCCAACACAGCGCGCCCGACAGCGAGGCGGAGTACGACGACCTCATCGAGGAGCTGTTAGAGGAGGTCACCCACATCGACGGGCAAAACCAGGGGTTCCGCGGCAACGTCTCGAAGCTGCTCAACATGGGGAAGCTGTCGGTCACCGAGGAGACCTACGAGAACATCCGCTACCGGCTCAATCGGGACATCGTCGGGCTCGGTCCCTTAGAGCCGGTGATGCGTGACCCGGCCAACGAGGACATTCACGTCATCGGCCCCAAGGAGTGCCACGTCGATCACGGCACCTACGGCATGCTGGAGACGACCGTCGACTTCGGGACGCCGAAGGAGTTCGACAACTGGCTGCGCAACATGGGCGAGCGGATCGGCGACCCCCTCTCCGACTCCGACCCCATCGTCGACTCCACGCTGCCCGACGGGTCGCGTATCAACATCATCTACTCCGACGACGTGTCGCTGAAGGGCTCCTCGCTCACGATCCGGCAGGGCGAGGAGGTGCCGCTGTCGATCAACCAGATCACCAACTGGGGGACGCTCTCACCGGAGTTGGCGGCGTACCTCTGGCTCTGTCTGGAGAACGAACAGACGGTGTTCGTCGTCGGGGAGACGGCGTCAGGGAAGACGACGACGCTGAACGCCATCCTGTCGTACATCCCGGACGACTCGAAGATATACACCGCGGAGGACACCGCGGAGGTCATCCCGCCCCACAGCACCTGGCAGCAGCTGTTGACCCGCGAGGGCGGCGGCGAGGGCTCCTCGGACGTCGACATGTTCGACCTCGTCGCCGCCGCGCTTCGGTCGCGTCCCGACTACATCATCGTGGGTGAGGTTCGTGGCGCCGAGGGGCGCATGGCGTTCCAGGCGGCCCAGACGGGGCACCCGGTCATGCTGACGTTCCACGCGTCCGACATCGTCTCGATGATCCAGCGGTTCACCTCCGAGCCGATCAACGTCCCGGAGACGTTCATGGACAACGCCGACGTGGCACTGTTCCAGAACCGGGTGAAACAGGGCGATAACGTGTTGCGTCGGGTGACGAGCGTCCAGGAGATCGAGGGGTACTCGAAGGAGATGGAGGGGGTCGTCACCCGCGAGGTGTTCAGCTGGGACCCCGTCGAAGACGAGATCGTCTTCCAGGGGATGAACAACTCCTACGTGTTGGAAGAACAGATCGCGACGCTGTTGGGATACGCGGACACCCGCGACATCTACGACGACCTCAAGTTCCGCGCGGAGCTGATCGAACGGATGATCCAGGAGGGCATCCTGGGCTACCACGAGGTCAACGACGCGATCAACTCCTTCCAGCGCGACGGCGTCGAGGGACTGCCCTTCGATATGCACCGGAACGTCAGATAG